GTCGTTTCTTACTTTATTCTGCAATGACTGATACTTCATACAAAATTAAGTCTGGTAGATATTTGTGTGGGCCCAGAAACATTACACGTTACTAGGTTCAAATTTAAAGTTcataattttaaaactaattAGTGCTATAGTTTGTTCATATAATTGCTGTACTTTAGTTCTGTTTTGTGTAAAGCTATTACTGGTGTACTTGAGCAGCATGGATTTTTCAGTTAATACCTCTTGAAAATGCCAATCAGCGTGAACATTATTTTCCTTGTTAAAGGTAACTATTTCCCTATGTCCTTTGGTGTAAATTCTTGTTGCTTTCTACCAGCCGAGCGACACAAAGCATTGGTCTTCTATCTTATACGTTTCTCCGGAGAACTGGCCATGATGATGTGGTCGTTCCAATGGTAGGAAAACAATTCCTTGTGTCACATGCATTCtttttgatgctcaaatttATGTGAATATCCCCCTCCCCCTTCTCTCAAATGTCATTTGTTCAATGTTTTTGCAGATTGATTTTGACATCTCGGACCATTGGGCTGAACCTATTATTTATAGCTCTCACAATGATTGGTCAGCCAACCTAAAAACCATCCTTGATTGGTCTCCCTTTTCATCGAAGGATGATCTGATGCTACAGGTTACTTGATTCTGTGAATTAATATTTCCAGCTTAAAAAACATCGAAAATGAATCTGCAATTTGATAAGAAACTAACAATTGCCGGTTGAGTTTTATGTACCTGATGAAATTTAAATGAAAACACAATTATCGCTGTTAAGAGTTTtcaattggttttttttttttaaattttttttgtgtcttttaATGGTAGCTAAGCATGAAAAACTGAAAAGCATCTGACTCTGCAGAATATACTAGTACAAGATTAGGCTGGTAAATTAAACTTCACCAGTTTGCATGACAGCGCAGTTTTGCAGTTCGAATGTTGATTGTTCTATTGAGATAGCCATGTCCATTTATCACAAGCCTCTTCTTGCTAGTAACTGCATTAGTCGTCATTACTCCAACTGtaggttttcaaaaaaaaaatttgtttttattaaAGTTGTCCCCCCTTTCATCAGATTTCTTACAAATCAAAATTGAAACCTATCgctgtttttcaattttgtatCGCCAGTAGTGTCTTATGGTATTAACTGCAAAAATAGTTTGTTTAATGTGATATGATGCTTCAGAAAGTCGGTTTAGTTTTAAAACTTTAGTAAAGGAACTCCTTGTGATTATCATGAACCTTAATGGAGATTACTGTAATTTATCTGTCAAAGTTATGTTTCTATTGTTAGAGTCACTTGGATAAGCTTCTACTAAGTTAGCTGATCAAAAATGATCCTCAAAGTCACGTTTGCCAAACTGCAATTCTATTGCTCCTATTACCAGCAATGTTGGGCAGGCCTTATTCTTGTTATATGCTGATCAACTCAGAAATAAGTGCCAATGGCCTATTTTGTGTTTATATATGTATTGCATATTCGTGTTTGCTGAGATTTGCTGCTTCTGTTTTCAGTTTGAGGATATTGGATCACATGGAACGAAGATTATTATATACAACCTTTGGCTGAATGATGAAGGCATTTATGAATTAAATTTTGATGAGGACGATgaggtctctctctctctctctctctttctccctccCTCCCCGCAGTACTTGAGCTGAAAGTTGATGATTCGTGGTGTTCTTGAAGTGTCAAATGTGATGGATCAGAGAActaaaagagaaaagaattcAAGTTTCCCTTTCATTGGCGAGTGAAGCACAAGCCCCAAAGGAACTATTAGTGTCTCTGTTTGGCCCCCAACTTTGTAGGCTCTGATCTAGATTACAATGATTTTCTCATAAAACGAATTTTGGCCATGTTGACATTTTTGTATAGTGTATATTTGTgcttcaaatcaagaaaaagaaaagaattgctgTTTTGAGTTCCAGTCAAGGTTGAACGATCTGATTTATACTGATGGGAAGAGACATTGCATATTGTATTTATATTGAAGCAACCCTGCCTGACAAAACAATATACTGTTCAACATACATTTACTTCAGTCTAACTTAGGTCATGCTTGTAATATGCCAAACAGTTACTGGCTATTATTTGATGCAAAACAAATACTGGCTGGGTTCAGAGTCTTATGTTGTCGTCTCTCCAGTGGAGGCTGTTAGTTTGAAGGAATATGCCTTTAGATTTTTTCAGAAATGTCATTTCTACATGTGTAGGATATAAGGCTGAGAGATGAAGCAAATCGGGGAAGTTTGCTCAAACCAACTAAGCAAGTAATTGAGCTGCAGTCCCATATTTCCTATCGCATCCGGTACTCGTTAAGGGTGATTATCAGTTTGTTGTGTTTAGGTTATTTGTTTACCACTAACATTTGTTAGAATACATCCAATGACAATGACATTTTTGTCTCAGGCATATGCATCCATACTGTACCTTAGGAAGTTTATGAAGTTCAAAATATTATTACGGGGAAAGGCTGTTGAACAGTTTGATATTGCGGCTGACTTGAAGCATCCAGAAACAATTTTTTACAGGCCACAACTTGCTGGGGCAACGAAAGAGGTAATGTGTAAATGGAAACTTATTTGTTTGCTGGACTGTACTATGGTAATAAATTaatgatcaaaattgttatcCTATGAAAGAGGCAATGTGTAAATGGAAACTTATTTGTCTGATAGACTGCACTATGGTAATTGATTAATGATCAAAACTGTTATCCTATGTAATTAAAATATGTGTTTTGATTAATTTAGTGGTATCATCTGACTGACACGTTTTGCAAGCAAATAGGTGCAATTTTTTGAAGTGCCCCATTAAAAGCTGAGGTTTTAGATGGTTGATTAAAACTGGAAGTCTTCGTTCTAATTCAGAAGAATGTTGATGTCATAACAAtggatttttcttgaattttttcttgaaatatttaACTGGCACTATCATGTATATGTTATTCATAATATATATACCAGACTTGTTGGAAATCACCattggttttcctttttcgtcaaATTTCATATGTTTTCAAgttcagttaaaaaaaaaaagttgtgctCAAAGACAAACttagacattttagatttaggcaCAGCGAGTAAAGGGAAAGCTTAGTGTAGTGCATTAAATTAATCACCTACGACCAGATGCTATGGGTATCAAGCCCTATCATGTGGGAAACGGTCCAAATCTccttttataaaatttatatatttgATAATCTACAGCAATGATGTCTTTGCATAATGGTGGTGATATCTCTTTATTATGCGAAGTAAGATGTAGTCAGTTATTTGTAATTGGCATGGCCTGGAGAGTGGAGCAGTTATTGCAGGCGATTACTGATTCGCTTGTATTTGGCAGGACAAAGCTTCAAACACCAACTGCCCATTATGTACTTGCACTAATCTGGGTATCTTTTCATATGACATGCTCTTTGGAAGACACACTCATCTCTTGTGGCATTCCTAGTTGCTTTTTCCTTATCgattaaaatcataaatttgGGGTTCTTTAACTGTTCTCTAATTGGAAGCAGGCTAACACTTTCAAATTGTTTGTTCAAGTTAACCCTTTAGCTGCCAAATGTTGCATGCTTTTGTTTGAACCATGCATGTTAAAatctgaaaaaataaaaattaatcagATTGGTTTCTTTTTAGCATTGAAATGAATAAATTTGCTTTTAAGTTCATTATGCTTTGTACTTTTCTCTGTTTTGAATTTAGGTCTCTGTGTCAACAATCCTTGGCTTCAATAAAGAAGCGCCTTCAATTGCAGTCAGTGGATTCAATGTGTACCACAAAAATCGCCTCATTAGGGTATGCTTTCTCATTTATAGGGCAGTTGCAAAATGTTATCATCGCTTACTACAAGTTTGtcctatttttgttatttcttcTGAACTGATGCTAAAGATCATTCCGATTGAGTGGGCAGGTTGCAAAATGTTATCATCGCTTACCACAAGTTTGtcctatttttgttatttcttcTGAACTGATGCTAAAGATCATTCCGATTGAGTTAGTTTTGTCATGTTGGGAACTATTGAACATCAACATCTGATTGCATTTGAGAAATCATGCGTATCTGGAATTGTTGTTTGGATATTCTATGTATCTTACATTGTTCATTATCCAATGTGCTGTCCCTTACTCCCCCAAACTTGGCCAGGAAAGGTAATGTAGTCATAGTTGTTTTCTTGATCAGTGTGGTGTGCCTTTTGCTCTATGTACAATTTTGTGGTATGGCAAATTGTTGATTGAATTGTTTTGTCATTTTAGCCTTTCTGGAAAGTTACTGCAGATGGATCATCCAAAGGAAATGGTGTTGTGGGTATGCCTAAAATCTAAAAGCACTGTTTTTTAACACTTCTGTTTAGATTGCTGACATGAATTTGTTGATTATTACATTTCTTCAGGAGTTCTTGAAGCAAATTTCATTGAACCAGCACATGACAAGCAGGACTTTGAGAGATCATCTCTGTTTTTGAAGTTGGAGATGAGGCTTAAACAAATGATATTTGACTATTGGTACTTTTCATCTTGTTCCCAGCAAATTCTCATAGTCATCTCTATTTAATATAGATAGCTTGACTACCCTCAGTTTTTGACCCCTATGAATTCATAAGTCCTGCTCATTTATGTATGTTGTCAATGATGCTGCTCCAACCCTGCTATTTTCCTCATTTGAAGTGCTTATTTTCTAGTGGTGGTTATGCAGTTTTGTTTCCTGATGAAAATTTGTCAAGTGACAGCTGGAGTAAATCATGATCtctagatttttatttttatttttatttttgaaatgcaGGAAAGGTCACTGTCACTTGATTGGATACCAACCTCAACGTAGCCGGCTGCATAATGTGGAAGGCAAATCTGCGGTGTCTTCTCGAAGTGAGGTGGCTGGAATGCAAAAGCCTATGCAAACTGGTAAAAGTATGCATGAACAGCCACTGGTCGTTGACCTTTCAAATGTAAGTGATACATGATCTCctttttgtttatttggttTGTTTACATACTTAATGTGTGTGGATTATATCAAGACTAGTGGTAAATTCTGATGTATTGCAGCTTTGTGTTGCTATTAATAATTAGCGTGCTTATCATTGTACAAACATAATAGATGTCTACCAAAAGTTTTTACATTGCAGCATGGACCTGTTTGTTCATCTGGTATAATGGCTTTTGATGCAGGAATCTTTTGAAGAGGAAAGAAGTATGGAACCTCCATCCAAGGTAGCATCAATCGATCAACTTTGTGAAGAGAACATCCAGTTGTTTATGAGGTAAATATCAGGGCATACTTGTTATATTGTCGTTGTGTCGTGCTTGCCCAACAGTTTGTGCGGCAATAATTGGTCCTCAAACTGGCTATAACTTGGTTTTCTGGAATCTAAAAGCAAACTTTTACTGATAAGTCCTTGTTATCTAAGTGGAAAAGGAGTAAATTTGCATGATGGAGCTGCTGGACAATGCCAAAGTGATCAAGATAGCtgatataaataaaaaataaattaaattaactGAAAACATGCTTTGCTTATAATTCTTGTTTGAAACTTTGGCTGTTCTATGTTGGATATTCAAAAGATGGGGCTGGACATGTTAAATCAGGACTGAAAGCACACAGGTTCAATGCTTGCATTTATCTGTTATGCTGAGAATGCCCAGGGCTGTTTAACTACTTTAGGAATGTTATTTTGTCCAGGAAAGCTTCTATACACTTCCAAAACTTGTAATTTAGGAAAAAACGTCAGGTAagattagggatggcaacggggcggggttggggcgggggacgggggtcccccgccccgttgcctattagttccccccgtcccccgccccccgccccaacccccgccccgtgagccccccgcggggcgggcacccgcccccattgccatccctaggtAAGATGGTGGATGGGGACCTATCATTGTCAGAGAGTTAAACGACCCTTGCTGCTGCAGAACACACACATGCATGCGGAAAAACTTGAGATTTTTCTTATTCAGTTAATAACTCTTTGATTATTCCTGATGTAAATAAGTGGGGGATACCCCTTAACTTACACAAAATTGGAAAAGGTGAACATGTAATTTGACTACTAAAAGGAAGCATTTGCCCACTAAAATGATGGGAAGCAGTTGTTGCTGGGGCTCTGGTTTTGCTAATTGAATTCTGGAGACCAGCACAAACCACCAATTTTGCACTGTGTTTGGGAATACAGTTCTGACCTTCCACTTACTCCTCATTCATGGAATACTTCATCGATACATTTTCTGCATGTTCGATGTCTACCTCTGGAACTTTCTTTGATCCCTTTTATTTAAGATCTCTGATCCTTAATGAGGGTCCAAGTTGTTACACCATTCCTTTGAAGTTGTTCCATCTGGAATACACTTGACATATGAACTGGTCCTCTTTCATCCGACCAGTGGCTTGAACCTCTTGGATGAAATATCCTAACTTGAGAGCACTCGAATTATTGCAGGTGCGAGGAATACGGGCAAAAGGAAAATGAGTTAAAACGTACAGTAAGTAACATAATGTTTATTGTGCTCTTTCCATTTGGATTTTCCGTGATGTCTCTCAGTGTTCACCATTGCTCGCTATCTCTGCAACAGATTGAGGAACTAGAGAAGGAGTTGGCAGAGACCAGAATGAAGTGCACTAAGCTCTCTTTGCACTTGGAAACTCAGAGAAAGCAGAAACTTGTCGAGCAACAGATGGACTGTACTTGATGCAATACTTTTTAGTAGCGGTTCGAGCTTTTGGCATAACGGAGGGAAAATGACATGAGGTCGAAAATGTGTTTGGATGGGGTGGAATCCTCCTGCTATTGCCCTCCTCTTTTCGGTTTCTTTGTCTGCCAGTGTCCATTATTAACAACGAAAAGTAGAAACCCCTTTAGTATTGGTTTATAGCTAATTAGTATTGAAACTTTTGTTTATGCATGAAGGCAGAATTATTCTAATGGTTGTAAATTCGATCGACCAGAACCGACCTCTGATGTATCCTCTTGCGGAGTTCCTCCTAcatttgtaattttctttttctcccccTCTTGGTTACAGTATTAACCCGTCACGAcctttacaaaaaaaatgaaatacctCCAAGCATAAAAAAAGGAATTAGGGAAATGAACGGCATTTAgacattttctcttttctggCGTAATCTTAGGATTTTCTGTCCTAAATTTTGTCATTCTCtgtcttattttttattatattgctatttttcttacataaatatcatatttgagtttttttttttgttttcttaagatctaataattaataattgagtaatatacaaaatttaacaaattcaaaaaattaaaatgcataaaaaatttaacaattttttatgaattttctgctgtaattttaattttctattatatattgcttttttgaaactattatattttttgtattcaattaatagttattggatcttaaggaaacaaaaaaagaactaaaatacggtgtttatgtaggagaaatagtaatataataaaaaatgggacagagaatggcacagggtgtgggatagaagatccgttgcgcgtAAAATAGGTAAAATATATACTGACAGTCATGGTGAGAGATTAAAGAAGTTGTGTGAATATTATTATCACTGAAACTAAATTAATAGTCATTAGGCTTTCTGTTGAAGAGCTTAAAAAGTAGCTTTAAGACTCAACAATTTTGTAACATCATTGGTTATGTTGTACAAATGTACACAATTAACAGTAAtagtataaataaataaatttacaaTCAATTATACCCAATCCTCTCATTGATGTATCATTTTATCCGCAAATGTCAACccttcacaccaaatccaaatctGACAAGCTTTGTCTGAAACCACAACGGAGCAATTCGTACCCGGATCCGGTTCGTAACCGAGCGTTAGGGGTTGGCCAACCAggcctctttctttttcttgtcctCCTCTTCTCTAGAAGCTGAAGACGACCTCAGACTTGCTGAGGCTTCGAGCTCTGCATCAACAAATTAGAACTGAAACTCCAATCTTTGATTTTTCAAGCAAAATTAATATGAGGAAGCGCGACCTAGCCATTCTCATGCTCTCTGCTTTCgctattttcttttctcttcaggtaattttttattttaattaatgaAATTTTCGCCCACTAGGATGAACTCCAATAGCACTCCTCTGATATACCTCAGAGACCTTAGGCTGCCAAATTCAATTCAGTTTTGCGAATGTTCGTGCTGAACTTCCATTTAACTGAGTTGAGCTGAATAAGTTTCCTTATTTTGTGTAAATTT
The genomic region above belongs to Coffea arabica cultivar ET-39 chromosome 7c, Coffea Arabica ET-39 HiFi, whole genome shotgun sequence and contains:
- the LOC113698901 gene encoding protein MICRORCHIDIA 2 — encoded protein: MKAPVDVVEIHSSDDEATIVVDAGGHRNLNNSNNNIYKPINDAQLQLRAPKLENPVVLAPPDSNYQPLDTRSFWKAGAYEIGPSKCSYIQGDLEHARVHPKFLHSNATSHKWAFGAIAELLDNAVDEIENGATFVKVDRIYNKKDNSPALLFQDDGGGMNPESIRKCMSLGYSSKTSNTTIGQYGNGFKTSTMRLGADVIVFSRASRSGRATQSIGLLSYTFLRRTGHDDVVVPMIDFDISDHWAEPIIYSSHNDWSANLKTILDWSPFSSKDDLMLQFEDIGSHGTKIIIYNLWLNDEGIYELNFDEDDEDIRLRDEANRGSLLKPTKQVIELQSHISYRIRYSLRAYASILYLRKFMKFKILLRGKAVEQFDIAADLKHPETIFYRPQLAGATKEVSVSTILGFNKEAPSIAVSGFNVYHKNRLIRPFWKVTADGSSKGNGVVGVLEANFIEPAHDKQDFERSSLFLKLEMRLKQMIFDYWKGHCHLIGYQPQRSRLHNVEGKSAVSSRSEVAGMQKPMQTGKSMHEQPLVVDLSNESFEEERSMEPPSKVASIDQLCEENIQLFMRCEEYGQKENELKRTIEELEKELAETRMKCTKLSLHLETQRKQKLVEQQMDCT